The DNA region CTGCGCCGCCATCGCCCGATTGGGGGTTGATGATCAATGAAGGGCGCTCGTCGCTTGATTCGGCGATCTGGCCGGTGGCGGCGCCGGCGCTCGGCATTGCCATCCTCGTGACCAGCGTCAACCTCCTGACCGATGCTCTGCTGCAGAGCTTCGGCACGCCCGCAAGCCGGGGATCGGCAGCATGAGCGGCTCACATGAAACGCTTTTGCAGATCCATTCGCTTGGCGCCGATTACCGGCGGGGCCGCGACTGGCGACCCGTTCTGCACGACATCGACCTCCAACTCGCGGCGGGAGAGTTCATCGGACTTGTCGGGGAATCAGGGAGCGGCAAGTCGACGCTCGCCGCGCTGCTTCTGGGCGAGCGTCGCGACGATCGCCGCATCGCATCCGGCCAGGTGACCTTCAAGGGCATCGATTTATTCGCCGCATCAAGGCGCGTGGTTCACAGTCTTCGCGGCTCGCAGATCGCATTCGTGCCGCAGAATTGCGGGGCATCGCTGACGCCGACCCTGCGCATCGGCGCGCTGTTCGCCGAAACCTTGCGGCGGCATCAGCCGAACCTCGATAAGTCAGCGGCACGCAAGGTTACGCTGGACTTGCTCCGGGAGGTCGAGCTCGGCCAGGGAGAAGCCGCACTCAGCCGCTATCCGCACGAATTCAGCGGCGGGCAACAGCAGCGCATCGCCCTTGCCCTCGCGGTCAGTTGCAGGCCCGAGCTGCTCGTCCTCGACGAACCGACGACGGGGCTCGATCCGATCCTCCGGCGCTCCATAACCGGCCTGCTGCGCCGACTCTGCCGCGAGCATGGCGTCGCGATGATCTTCGTTTCGCATGACCTGGCCACCGTGGCCGAGCTTTGCGAGCGGATCATCGTAATCAACGCGGGACGGATCGTCGAAACCGGTTCCGCAGCCGCGATCTTCGGGGCGCCGCGCCATGAATACACAAGGACGCTGATCCGAGCGATGCCGCAACTGGACCGGCCCAGCGAGTCACCAAGGGTTTCTCGCGCAACGGGCGAGGACAAATCTCCGTCACTGGCGACAGGTTGGGCACCCCTTCACCTGCGGGAGGCGATCGGATGATGGTTCCGGCCCCAATCCATGCCGCCGGTCCACCGCTGCTGGCGCTTCAGGATGTCTCCTACAGCTATCGCAGCCGCCATTCGGCTAGTCTGGCGCTCGACGCAGTGACCTTCGACATTGCCCCCGGCGAAACGCTGGCGGTCATCGGCGAGAGCGGCAGCGGCAAGTCGACGCTGGCTCGCATTCTTGCCGGATTGCTGCCAGCCAGCGCCGGACGGATTGTATTTCACGGCGCCGAACTTGGCCCGACAGTGGCGGAGCGATCGTCGGACAGCCTCCGCCAGATCCAGATCGTTTTCCAGAATCCAGACGGCTCGCTCAATCCGCGCCACAGGATCGCGACAATCCTCGGGCGTCCACTGCAGCGCTTCTTCGGTCTGCGCGGAGCGGCACTCAGGGACCGCATCGAGGCGCTCCTCGCCGACGTCCTTCTGCCCGCGCACTATGCCGATCGATATCCCTCGGAACTGAGCGGCGGCGAGCGACAGCGCGTCGCCGTTGCAAGAGCCCTCGCTGCCGAGCCAGTCCTGCTCATCTGCGACGAGATCACTTCCGCCCTGGACGTCTCCGTCCAGGCATCGCTGCTGGCGCTGTTAAAGG from Kaistia algarum includes:
- a CDS encoding ABC transporter ATP-binding protein, with the protein product MSGSHETLLQIHSLGADYRRGRDWRPVLHDIDLQLAAGEFIGLVGESGSGKSTLAALLLGERRDDRRIASGQVTFKGIDLFAASRRVVHSLRGSQIAFVPQNCGASLTPTLRIGALFAETLRRHQPNLDKSAARKVTLDLLREVELGQGEAALSRYPHEFSGGQQQRIALALAVSCRPELLVLDEPTTGLDPILRRSITGLLRRLCREHGVAMIFVSHDLATVAELCERIIVINAGRIVETGSAAAIFGAPRHEYTRTLIRAMPQLDRPSESPRVSRATGEDKSPSLATGWAPLHLREAIG
- a CDS encoding ABC transporter ATP-binding protein gives rise to the protein MMVPAPIHAAGPPLLALQDVSYSYRSRHSASLALDAVTFDIAPGETLAVIGESGSGKSTLARILAGLLPASAGRIVFHGAELGPTVAERSSDSLRQIQIVFQNPDGSLNPRHRIATILGRPLQRFFGLRGAALRDRIEALLADVLLPAHYADRYPSELSGGERQRVAVARALAAEPVLLICDEITSALDVSVQASLLALLKDIQARTSVSILFITHDLALTRWFADRAVVFLRGKLCENTQIPELYQRPRHPYTASLIEAVPRIGAWDIPPDASPSGVDPIETSGAPT